From Tachysurus fulvidraco isolate hzauxx_2018 chromosome 10, HZAU_PFXX_2.0, whole genome shotgun sequence, one genomic window encodes:
- the thg1l gene encoding probable tRNA(His) guanylyltransferase, with protein MLSQIFALFGNLAKRSSDPSALFCTSCVMAKSKFEYVRSFETDDTCLRNCYIVIRLDGRNFHKFAEQHNFMKPNDDRALGLMAGSARSVMEDLEDIAIAYGQSDEFSFVFKRSSNWFKRRGSKLMTHVASQFSSSYVFYWKEYFGEQPLLYPPGFDGRVVLYPTNRNLKDYLSWRQADCHINNLYNTAFWTLVQKGGLSTTQAEERLNGSLSADKNEMLFSEFNINYNKESALHRKGTTLIWEKVDETSTKTISLPKEGEKEVTFTRSRRKVTALNCDIIGDLFWEEHPDILEEDSC; from the exons ATGCTGAGTCAGATCTTTGCGTTGTTTGGAAATTTAGCGAAAAGAAGCAGTGACCCTTCGGCTCTGTTTTGCACAAGCTGTGTTATGGCGAAGAGTAAGTTTGAGTACGTTCGCAGCTTTGAGACAGATGACACATGTTTACGGAACTGCTACATCGTCATTCGGTTGGATGGCCGCAATTTTCACAA GTTTGCTGAGCAGCACAACTTTATGAAACCCAATGACGATAGAGCTTTAGGCCTGATGGCCGGCAGTGCTCGCTCTGTCATGGAGGATCTGGAGGACATTGCTATAGCTTATGGACAGAGTGATGAGTTCAGCTTTGTATTTAAGAGATCATccaactggttcaaaagaagagGAAG TAAACTGATGACCCATGTGGCATCACAGTTCTCCTCCAGCTATGTGTTCTACTGGAAGGAGTATTTTGGAGAGCAGCCGCTGCTCTACCCTCCGGGCTTCGATGGCAGAGTTGTCTTATATCCGACCAACCGTAATCTGAAAGATTACTTAAGCTGGAGACAGGCAGACT GTCACATTAATAACTTGTACAACACTGCTTTTTGGACGCTGGTGCAAAAGGGTGGACTTTCTACAACTCAAGCAGAGGAGAGACTAAAT GGAAGTTTGTCTGCAGATAAGAATGAAATGCTGTTTTCAGAGTTTAATATAAATTACAACAAGGAATCAGCTCTACACAGAAAAGGCACCACACTGATTTGGGAAAAG GTTGATGAAACGTCAACTAAAACAATCTCATTGCCcaaggaaggagaaaaagaggTCACTTTTACACGGAGCAGAAGAAAAGTTACAGCTCTTAATTGTGATATAATTGGAGATTTGTTCTGGGAAGAACATCCAGACATTTTAGAGGAAGACAGCTGctga
- the LOC113659880 gene encoding probable pancreatic secretory proteinase inhibitor isoform X2, giving the protein MTKTVLLLMCLILIFSVDAEDKSTRYRMPTCGGMSLTQACPLNYDPVCGSDGITYVNECALCVHRLQTNTDILIMKDGRC; this is encoded by the exons ATGACAAAAACTGTGTTGTTACTGATGTGCCTGATTCTCATCTTTTCTGTGG ATGCAGAAGACAAGTCAACAAGGTACCGAATG CCCACATGTGGGGGAATGAGTTTGACTCAGGCATGCCCTCTTAACTACGATCCAGTCTGTGGAAGTGATGGCATCACCTATGTCAATGAGTGTGCTCTATGTGTACATCGCCT GCAAACCAACACAGACATCTTGATCATGAAAGATGGAAGATGCTGA
- the LOC113659880 gene encoding probable pancreatic secretory proteinase inhibitor isoform X1 produces the protein MLLFFLLHPATPSCFWVVVIKDAEDKSTRYRMPTCGGMSLTQACPLNYDPVCGSDGITYVNECALCVHRLQTNTDILIMKDGRC, from the exons atgctgttgttttttcttctccacCCTGCCACGCCTAGTTGTTTTTGGGTTGTCGTGATAAAAG ATGCAGAAGACAAGTCAACAAGGTACCGAATG CCCACATGTGGGGGAATGAGTTTGACTCAGGCATGCCCTCTTAACTACGATCCAGTCTGTGGAAGTGATGGCATCACCTATGTCAATGAGTGTGCTCTATGTGTACATCGCCT GCAAACCAACACAGACATCTTGATCATGAAAGATGGAAGATGCTGA
- the nipsnap3a gene encoding protein NipSnap homolog 3A, translating into MFKLRNALRGATFKADNFIFCKTGSEHSRASISTGPQQQHETFYEFRTYFIKPHLNAAFHKLTSEKIHLRTAHSELVGYWSVEYGGLNQVFHIWKYESYAQRAAVRAALAQDPNWMEQYISKAMPMLSSQDNEVTYLVPWSKIQKPPKEGGVYELASFQMKPGGPAVWGESFQGAVGTHASPGYAHPVGVFHSEFGLLNRLHVMWWYESADQRAAVRHKAHSDARVVSAVRRSVTYLESQKNKLLFPCSYSPLK; encoded by the exons ATGTTTAAACTACGAAATGCGCTTCGAGGGGCGACCTTTAAAGCCGACAACTTCATCTTTTGCAAAACTGGAAGCGAG CACTCCAGAGCCTCCATCTCAACTGGACCACAGCAACAACATGAAACTTTCTACGAATTTCGCACCTATTTCATCAAACCACACCTGAATGCAGCCTTTCACAAGCTGACCAGCGAGAAGATCCATTTGCGCACTGCACATTCTGAGCTTGTGGGCTATTGGAGTGTGGAGTATGGAGGCCTTAATCAGGTCTTCCACATCTGGAAGTATG aaagcTATGCTCAGCGGGCAGCGGTCCGGGCAGCGCTAGCACAGGATCCCAACTGGATGGAGCAGTACATCTCTAAAGCTATGCCAATGCTTAGCTCCCAGGATAATGAAGTTACATATTTGGTGCCTTGGAGCAAGATCCAGAAGCCACCTAAAGAAGGAG GTGTGTATGAGCTGGCATCATTCCAGATGAAACCAGGAGGTCCAGCTGTGTGGGGTGAGAGTTTTCAGGGGGCAGTGGGCACCCATGCATCTCCAGGATATGCTCACCCTGTGGGTGTTTTCCACTCCGAGTTTGGACTGCTCAATAGAC TGCACGTGATGTGGTGGTACGAGAGCGCAGATCAGCGGGCAGCAGTAAGACACAAAGCCCACAGCGATGCTAGGGTTGTGTCCGCAG TGCGACGGAGTGTGACCTACTTGGagtcacaaaaaaacaagctgttGTTTCCCTGCTCCTACTCACCTCTTAAATGA
- the abca1b gene encoding phospholipid-transporting ATPase ABCA1b, producing MPVSTQLGLLLWKNFTYRRRQTFQLLIEIIWPLLIFFILIAVRLNYPPYEQHECHFPNKAMPSAGTLPWIQGIVCNANNPCFRHPTPGESPGVVGNFNDSIISRLFSDAKKILLYSQNDKSLDGFKELINAVRHMQNNFSGFRLKDFLNDNETLSAFLMKNASLTENVVEDILMAEVNLEKVLTRGYGVHLRNMCNTSTLEQFVKFPNRKVSDLTHNMICSSSHHWLNQAEKHFLANLDFFRPLRSDISSKRNDTHYVTKATDNLLENLGSLAVELASMRSWSDLRNEILFLTQNATGSPSQMYQAVSRIVCGHPEGGGLKIKSLNWYEDSNFKAMFGNYNNSDEEPVSVYDNTTTPYCNNLIKNMETSPISRMIWRALKPLLMGKILYTPHTPATHKIIQEVNRTFQELGILRDLGGMWEEARPKVWNFMESSEQVDLVRMLLQNNVTAYLFNARLSGTRWTVQDLSSFLTKHSEDTRPPGTAFTWRNVFNETDQAIMSISRFMECVNLDKLEAMSTEEKLVNESLGLLDNRKFWAGIVFPEIDLNSSELPPHVIYKIRMDIDNVERTNKIKDAYWDPGPRADPFEDLRYVWGGFSYLQDVIEQSIVRAVTGTKEKTGVYIQQMPYPCYVDDIFLRVMSRSMPLFMTLAWMYSVAIIIKGVVYEKEARLKETMRIMGLDNGILWFSWFISSLIPLLMSAGLLVFALKMGNLLPNSDPGVVFLFLGSFAVVTIMQCFLISTAFARANLAAACGGIIYFTLYLPYVLCVAWEDYVGLPAKVIASILSPVAFGFGCEYFALFEEQGVGIQWSNLISSPMEGDDYSLTTAIILMYFDAFLYGVMTWYIEAVFPGQYGIPRPWYFPFTKSYWFGEGELKQAPRIQGKKANAGAVCIEEEPTHLELGVHIQNLVKVYRHGKKLAVDGLTLGFYEGQITSFLGHNGAGKTTTMSILTGLFPPTSGTAYIMGKDIRSELSAIRQSMGVCPQHNVLFSMLTVEEHIWFYARLKGLSEKKVKDEMDQILYDTGLPHKRKSRTSQLSGGMQRKLSVALAFVGGSKVVILDEPTAGVDPYARRGIWDLLLKYRAGRTIILSTHHMDEADILGDRIAIISHGKLCCVGSSLFLKTHLGTGYYLTLVKKDPEASLSSSRNSTTTESYIKKDEEDSESSSDAGLGSDHESDAATAIGTSWTDSPVAPADITLISGLILKHVPNSRMVEDLGHEIIYILPYESAKDGAFVDLFRDLDDHLSDLGISSYGVSDTTLEEIFLKVAEDSGVDTEMISDGTLPVPRRRRHAFGADHQSCLKPVIEDDFDCNESEIEPDSKETDHLSSTDGKGSYQVQGWSLMRQQFVALLWKRFLYARRSRKGFFAQIVLPAVFVCIALIFSLIVPPFGKYPSLALQPWMYEDQVTFISNDAPEDASTQKLLSALMEGPGFGTRCMEGEPIPDVPCTMGEEEWSIPEVPENVWDVLRHENWTMENPSPECECSCEGKKKMLPECPASAGGLPPPQIMISERDTLQNLTGRNISDYLVKTYAQIIGKSLKNKVWVNEFRYGGFSLGARSTQVLPPAEEIDDAIFRLREIFKLQKNSGTAADRFLNSLSAFINGLDTKNNVKIWFNNKGWHSIGSFLSVMNNGILRANLPPEKDPRKYGITAYNHPLNLTKEQISQVALVTTSVDVLVSICVIFAMSFVPASFVVFLIQERVSKAKHMQFISGVQPYLYWVANFIWDMCNYIVPATLVIIIFVCFQQKAYVSSTNLPVLALLLLLYGWSITPLMYPASFLFKIPSTAYVVLTSVNILIGINGSVSTFVLELFGGDKVGGINDMLKNVLLIFPHFCLGRGLIDMVKNQAMSDALERFGENRFRSPLEWDMVGKNLFAMAVEGLVFFIITVLIQYRFFIKPRAVRPKLSPIGEEDEDVARERQRITSGAGQGDILELRELTKVYERKKKPAVDRLCVGIPPGECFGLLGVNGAGKTSTFKMLTGDSAVTSGEAFLARKSILREIDEVHQNMGYCPQFDAINDLLTGREHLEFYAILRGVPEGEVCEVAEWGIRKLGLIKYAEKAAGSYSGGNMRKLSTAIALIGGPPVVFLDEPTTGMDPKARRALWNCIHSIIKVGRSVVLTSHSMEECEALCTRMAIMVNGRFRCLGSVQHLKNRFGDGYTIVLKVTGPKPDLQPVMKFIEIELPGSILKEKHRNMLQYQLPSSLSSLVHIFSILAKNKDFLQIEDYSVSQTTLDQVFVNFAKDQSDDHCDHSIRRKETVVNIPLISLPATLKDEENHKESFV from the exons GTTTCAGGCTTAAAGACTTCCTAAATGACAATGAGACCCTGTCTGCATTCCTCATGAAAAATGCTTCCCTCACAGAGAATGTTGTAGAGGACATTCTGATGGCAGAAGTTAACCTGGAAAAG GTGCTAACACGAGGCTATGGGGTACATCTGAGGAACATGTGTAACACTTCCACCTTGGAGCAATTTGTGAAGTTCCCAAACAGAAAAGTATCAGACCTCACTCACAATATGATCTGTAGCTCATCTCACCACTGGCTgaaccaagctgagaaacactTCTTGGCCAACCTGGACTTCTTCCGACCTCTAAGG TCAGACATAAGTTCTAAAAGAAATGACACCCATTACGTCACCAAAGCCACAGACAACCTCTTGGAAAACCTGGGTTCTTTAGCTGTGGAG TTGGCCAGCATGCGGAGCTGGAGTGACCTGCGCAATGAGATTCTCTTCCTGACCCAGAATGCCACTGGTTCACCCAGTCAGATGTACCAGGCAGTGTCAAGAATAGTGTGTGGACACCCTGAAGGTGGTGGCCTCAAAATCAAGTCTCTTAACTGGTACGAGGACAGCAACTTCAAAGCAATGTTTGGCAACTACAATAACAGTGATGAGGAGCCTGTTTCAGTCTACGACAACACAACCA CTCCCTACTGTAACAATCTAATAAAGAACATGGAGACTAGCCCCATCTCTCGGATGATCTGGAGAGCGCTCAAGCCTCTGCTGATGGGGAAGATTCtgtacacccctcacaccccTGCGACACATAAGATCATCCAAGAG GTCAACAGGACATTTCAGGAGTTGGGAATTCTCCGAGATCTGGGCGGGATGTGGGAAGAGGCCAGGCCCAAGGTGTGGAACTTCATGGAGAGCAGTGAACAGGTGGACCTAGTACGG ATGTTACTACAGAACAATGTCACAGCCTATTTGTTCAATGCCAGGCTGAGCGGTACTAGGTGGACTGTGCAGGATCTTAGCAGTTTCCTGACCAAGCATTCGGAGGACACTCGTCCACCTGGGACAGCGTTCACATGGAGAAATGTCTTTAATGAGACTGATCAAGCTATTATGAGCATATCCCGTTTCATGGAG TGTGTGAATCTAGACAAATTAGAGGCTATGAGCACTGAGGAGAAGTTAGTGAATGAGTCCCTTGGTCTGCTGGACAACAGGAAGTTCTGGGCTGGAATTGTGTTCCCTGAGATCGATCTAAACAGCTCTGAGCTTCCTCCCCATGTTATCTACAAAATTCGTATGGACATTGACAATGTGGAGCGCACCAACAAGATCAAGGATGC GTACTGGGACCCCGGACCCAGAGCTGACCCATTTGAGGATTTGCGGTACGTTTGGGGTGGTTTCTCTTACCTCCAGGATGTTATAGAGCAGAGCATCGTCAGAGCAGTAACAGGAACTAAAGAGAAGACGGGAGTTTACATCCAGCAGATGCCTTACCCATGCTATGTCGACGATAT TTTCTTGCGTGTGATGAGTCGCTCTATGCCCCTCTTCATGACCCTAGCCTGGATGTACTCTGTGGCTATTATAATAAAGGGTGTTGTCTACGAGAAGGAAGCACGCCTTAAGGAGACAATGAGGATTATGGGCTTGGACAATGGTATATTGTGGTTCAGCTGGTTCATCAGCAGTCTTATCCCACTTCTGATGAGTGCTGGATTACTAGTGTTTGCGCTCAAG ATGGGGAACCTGCTTCCCAACAGTGACCCCGGTGtggtctttctttttttgggcTCCTTTGCTGTGGTAACTATCATGCAGTGTTTCCTGATCAGCACAGCTTTTGCTAGAGCAAACCTGGCTGCAGCTTGTGGAGGCATCATCTACTTCACTCTCTATTTGCCATACGTGCTGTGTGTCGCTTGGGAGGATTACGTTGGTCTTCCTGCTAAAGTAATTGCT agTATACTCTCTCCAGTGGCCTTTGGGTTTGGCTGTGAGTACTTTGCACTATTTGAAGAACAGGGTGTGGGGATTCAGTGGAGCAATCTCATCTCTAGCCCAATGGAAGGGGACGACTACAGTCTCACTACTGCCATTATTCTGATGTACTTTGATGCTTTCCTCTATGGTGTTATGACCTGGTACATTGAGGCTGTGTTTCCTGGTCAGTATGGTATTCCCAGACCATGGTACTTCCCATTCACCAAATCTTACTGGTTTGGAGAAGGAGAGTTAAAGCAGGCACCCAGAATACAGGGAAAGAAGGCGAATGCAGGAG CTGTGTGCATAGAGGAAGAGCCCACTCATCTTGAACTGGGGGTGCATATTCAGAACTTAGTGAAGGTCTATCGGCATGGCAAAAAGCTTGCTGTTGATGGTCTTACACTGGGATTCTACGAGGGTCAGATCACATCCTTTCTGGGGCACAACGGAGCAGGGAAAACCACCACAAT GTCCATCCTGACTGGTTTGTTTCCACCAACATCTGGCACAGCATACATTATGGGCAAAGATATCCGGTCTGAGCTAAGTGCTATCCGACAGAGCATGGGAGTTTGTCCTCAGCACAATGTCCTCTTCAGCAT GCTGACGGTGGAGGAGCACATCTGGTTTTACGCACGGCTCAAAGGCCTCTCTGAAAAGAAGGTGAAGGATGAGATGGATCAGATATTGTATGACACTGGTCTGCCACATAAACGCAAATCCAGGACCAGCCAGCTCTCTG GTGGCATGCAAAGGAAGCTTTCAGTGGCCCTTGCATTTGTAGGAGGGTCAAAGGTGGTCATTCTGGATGAGCCAACAGCTGGAGTAGACCCCTACGCTCGCAGGGGCATCTGGGACCTCCTGCTGAAATATCGTGCAG GACGAACCATCATCCTTTCCACTCATCACATGGATGAAGCAGACATCTTGGGTGATCGTATTGCCATTATCTCACATGGGAAACTATGCTGTGTGGGCTCCTCTCTTTTCCTGAAAACTCATCTGGGAACTGGATATTACTTGACACTGGTTAAGAAGGATCCAGAAGCTTCTCTGAGCTCCAGCAGAAACTCCACCACCACCGAGTCTTATATTAAGAAG GATGAAGAAGACTCAGAGAGCAGTTCAGATGCTGGTTTGGGCAGCGACCATGAAAGTGATGCTGCCACAGCTATTG GCACCTCATGGACTGATTCACCTGTTGCACCTGCAGACATCACTCTAATCTCTGGTCTGATTCTCAAGCATGTCCCTAACTCTCGCATGGTGGAAGATCTGGGACATGAGATCATCTATATCCTGCCATATGAATCAGCTAAAGATGGTGCCTTTGTTGATCTCTTCCGTGATTTGGATGACCACCTTTCTGATTTGGGCATCTCAAGTTATGGTGTTTCAGACACCACACTTGAGGAG ATTTTCCTGAAAGTAGCAGAGGACAGTGGGGTTGATACTGAAATGATTTCAG ACGGCACGCTCCCTGTACCCAGACGCAGGCGACATGCTTTTGGAGCTGATCACCAGAGCTGCCTTAAACCTGTGATTGAAGATGACTTTGACTGCAATGAATCTGAAATTGAGCCAG ATTCCAAAGAGACGGATCACTTAAGTAGCACAGATGGTAAAGGTTCATACCAAGTCCAGGGCTGGAGCCTGATGAGACAGCAGTTTGTGGCTTTGCTGTGGAAAAGGTTCCTCTATGCTCGCCGCTCCAGGAAAGGCTTCTTTGCCCAG ATTGTTCtgcctgctgtgtttgtgtgcatcgCTCTGATCTTCAGTCTTATTGTTCCCCCCTTCGGAAAATACCCCAGTCTTGCCCTGCAGCCATGGATGTATGAAGACCAAGTTACCTTTATCAG CAACGATGCACCGGAAGATGCCAGCACTCAGAAATTACTCTCTGCATTAATGGAAGGCCCTGGGTTTGGAACACGCTGCATGGAAGGAGAACCAATACC AGATGTTCCCTGCACTATGGGTGAGGAGGAATGGTCCATACCAGAGGTCCCTGAAAATGTCTGGGATGTACTTAGGCATGAAAACTGGACCATGGAAAACCCATCTCCAGAGTGTGAGTGCAGCtgtgaaggcaaaaaaaagaTGCTCCCAGAATGCCCTGCTAGTGCTGGAGGACTTCCACCTCCACAGATAATGatcagtgagagagacacacttcAAAACCTGACTGGAAGAAACATATCTGACTACTTGGTGAAAACATATGCGCAAATCATAGGCAAAAG TTTGAAGAACAAGGTGTGGGTCAATGAGTTCAGATATGGAGGTTTTTCACTGGGAGCCAGAAGCACTCAGGTTCTCCCACCTGCTGAAGAAATTGATGATGCCATTTTTCGATTAAGGGAAATATTCAAACTGCAGAAG AACTCAGGGACAGCAGCTGACCGCTTTCTTAACAGTCTGTCTGCTTTCATCAATGGTCTGGACACTAAAAATAATGTGAAG ATCTGGTTCAATAACAAGGGCTGGCACAGCATTGGGTCTTTCCTCAGCGTGATGAACAACGGTATTCTGCGGGCCAATCTGCCTCCAGAGAAGGACCCCAGAAAATATGGCATCACAGCCTACAATCACCCTTTGAACCTTACCAAAGAGCAGATCTCCCAGGTGGCACT GGTGACAACTTCAGTGGATGTATTGGTGTCTATCTGCGTTATCTTCGCCATGTCATTCGTCCCTGccagttttgttgtttttctcatcCAAGAACGTGTGAGCAAGGCCAAGCATATGCAGTTCATCAGTGGAGTACAGCCATACCTCTACTGGGTGGCTAATTTTATCTGGGATATG TGCAATTACATCGTCCCTGCAACACTGGTCATAATCATTTTTGTGTGCTTCCAACAAAAAGCCTACGTGTCTTCAACCAATCTGCCAGTTCTTGCCCTGTTGCTGCTTCTGTATGG ATGGTCTATCACACCTCTGATGTACCCGGCCTCCTTCCTGTTTAAGATCCCTAGCACGGCATACGTTGTCTTGACCAGTGTCAACATACTGATTGGGATTAACGGCAGTGTGTCTACTTTTGTTCTGGAGTTGTTCGGTGGTGAT AAAGTAGGTGGCATCAATGACATGCTGAAGAACGTGCTCTTGATCTTCCCTCACTTCTGTCTGGGACGAGGCTTGATTGACATGGTGAAGAATCAGGCCATGTCTGATGCTCTGGAGAGATTTG GAGAAAACCGTTTCCGCTCCCCTTTGGAATGGGACATGGTGGGTAAGAACCTGTTTGCCATGGCAGTGGAAGGATTGGTCTTCTTCATTATCACCGTCCTCATCCAGTACCGCTTCTTCATCAAACCAAG AGCTGTTCGCCCTAAGCTGAGTCCGATAGGAGAGGAAGATGAGGATGTGGCCAGGGAACGGCAGAGAATCACCAGTGGAGCAGGGCAGGGAGACATCCTTGAGCTCCGAGAGCTTACAAAG GTTTATGAGAGGAAAAAGAAGCCTGCTGTGGATAGGCTTTGTGTGGGAATTCCTCCAGGAGAG TGCTTTGGTCTGCTTGGAGTGAACGGAGCTGGGAAGACAAGTACCTTTAAAATGCTGACAGGAGATTCTGCAGTTACCAGTGGAGAAGCATTCCTAGCTAGGAAGAG TATACTCAGGGAAATAGATGAGGTGCATCAAAACATGGGCTATTGTCCACAGTTTGATGCCATCAATGACCTGCTGACAGGCAGAGAACATCTTGAGTTCTATGCCATCCTGCGTGGTGTTCCCGAAGGggaagtgtgtgag GTGGCTGAGTGGGGCATCCGTAAGCTGGGCCTCATAAAATATGCTGAAAAAGCAGCTGGAAGCTACAGTGGGGGCAACATGCGCAAACTCTCTACAGCCATAGCCCTCATCGGAGGCCCACCAGTGGTCTTTCTG GATGAACCCACCACTGGCATGGACCCCAAGGCCCGCAGAGCTCTGTGGAACTGCATCCACAGCATCATCAAGGTTGGGCGCTCAGTAGTGCTGACTTCACACAG CATGGAGGAGTGTGAGGCTCTGTGCACCAGGATGGCCATCATGGTAAATGGCAGATTCCGCTGCCTAGGAAGCGTCCAACATCTAAAAAACAG GTTTGGTGACGGATACACAATCGTCTTAAAAGTGACAGGACCCAAACCAGACCTACAACCCGTGATGAAGTTTATTGAGATCGAGCTGCCTGGCAGTATACTGAaggagaaacacagaaacatgcTGCAGTACCAGCTGCCCTCATCCCTGTCTTCCCTTGTTCACATCTTCAGCATTCTTGCTAAGAACAAAGATTTTCTCCAGATAGAGGATTACTCTGTTTCCCAGACCACACTGGACCAG GTGTTTGTTAACTTTGCCAAGGACCAAAGTGACGATCACTGTGACCACTCTATACGGCGTAAAGAAACAGTAGTAAACATTCCACTGATCAGCTTGCCAGCAACTTTAAAGGACGAGGAGAACCACAAGGAGAGTTTTGTGTGA